The following are encoded in a window of Flavobacteriales bacterium genomic DNA:
- a CDS encoding helix-turn-helix domain-containing protein: MTSRPPQQHPAAKHVCLLALPDSVVSTLSGIYDVMNAFALMDMPDDATGPRVPFQVEIVGEVAGPLQLASGIPIDVQRSIAQVGSTDIVIVPSVLLRLEGWKKGRYPVLVEWLRRMHQRGAVLCSACSGIFLLAETGLFDAKDATVHYNYARAFNTVHPSVPVHPERVLVVSGPREELVSSGASMTWHDLVLYLFARYAGVSMAQEVARLFALQWHQDGLTPYMVFDGRRDHGDAEILSAQQWLDTHFTVASPVEGMIERSRLAERTFMRRFRRTTGHTPIAYVQQLRIEEAKRRLERTDTSIEEIGWQVGYEDPAFFRRLFKRTTGITPGAYRKRFLVPGMADR, from the coding sequence ATGACCAGCCGACCGCCCCAACAGCACCCCGCCGCGAAGCACGTCTGCCTGCTGGCATTGCCCGATTCCGTGGTGTCCACGCTCAGCGGCATCTACGATGTGATGAACGCCTTCGCGCTGATGGATATGCCCGACGACGCCACCGGGCCTCGGGTACCGTTCCAGGTGGAGATCGTGGGCGAGGTGGCCGGGCCGCTCCAACTCGCCAGTGGCATCCCGATCGATGTGCAGCGGTCGATCGCCCAGGTCGGATCCACCGATATCGTCATCGTCCCCTCGGTGCTGCTCCGCCTTGAAGGATGGAAGAAGGGCCGCTACCCGGTGCTGGTGGAGTGGCTGCGAAGGATGCACCAACGCGGCGCGGTGCTCTGCTCGGCATGTTCGGGGATATTCCTTTTGGCTGAAACAGGACTGTTCGATGCGAAGGACGCCACAGTGCATTACAACTATGCACGCGCCTTCAATACGGTCCATCCATCGGTACCGGTCCATCCGGAGCGTGTACTTGTGGTCTCCGGCCCGCGCGAGGAACTGGTGAGTTCCGGCGCATCGATGACCTGGCACGATCTGGTCCTCTACCTATTCGCGCGCTACGCTGGTGTTTCCATGGCGCAGGAGGTTGCCCGGCTATTCGCCCTGCAATGGCATCAGGACGGCCTCACCCCCTACATGGTCTTCGATGGCCGCCGCGACCATGGTGATGCGGAGATCCTCAGCGCCCAGCAATGGCTGGACACCCACTTCACCGTGGCGAGCCCGGTGGAAGGGATGATCGAACGCTCACGGCTCGCGGAGCGCACCTTCATGCGGCGCTTCAGGAGAACCACCGGCCACACCCCGATCGCGTACGTGCAGCAGTTGCGTATCGAGGAGGCCAAACGCCGGCTCGAACGGACGGACACATCCATCGAAGAGATCGGCTGGCAGGTGGGCTATGAGGACCCGGCCTTCTTCCGTAGGTTGTTCAAGCGCACCACGGGGATAACGCCGGGCGCATACCGAAAGCGTTTCCTGGTGCCAGGGATGGCTGATCGGTGA
- a CDS encoding class I SAM-dependent methyltransferase yields the protein MNTLTMETKEASGLTGTTAIDKQKLEAFAMRALSDFAGAYVGLMVSLGSKLGLYKAMADGAAHGSDEIASRTGCAERYVREWLNAQAASGYISYHADADTYSMPPEHALVLADEGSPAYFTPAWEIPAALWAGEARALEAFRTGKGIPWGAHDGRLHCGVASFYRNGYRGALVQHWLPSLDGVVKQLEEGITVADVGCGHGHSTILMAQAFPNSRFHGYDSHAASIEEAKLHAAEAGVADRVTFEVARAVDYPDRQYGLVCFFDCLHDLGDPVAAARYAREVLAPGGTVFLVEPFANDRIEDNISLAGQLFYTGSTLMCCAHAISEGGHLVLGAQAGEARLGEVFRQAGFSQFRRTAETPFNLILEARR from the coding sequence ATGAACACATTGACCATGGAAACAAAGGAAGCGTCCGGTTTGACCGGGACGACCGCGATCGACAAGCAGAAACTGGAGGCGTTCGCCATGCGGGCCTTGAGCGACTTCGCGGGAGCTTATGTGGGTTTGATGGTGAGCCTGGGCAGCAAGCTCGGACTCTACAAAGCTATGGCCGACGGCGCTGCGCACGGTTCCGACGAGATCGCGTCGCGCACGGGCTGCGCGGAGCGCTACGTACGCGAGTGGCTCAACGCGCAGGCGGCCAGCGGCTACATCAGCTACCATGCGGACGCGGATACCTACAGCATGCCTCCCGAGCACGCGTTGGTGCTGGCCGACGAGGGCAGCCCGGCCTATTTCACACCCGCGTGGGAGATCCCCGCGGCGCTCTGGGCCGGCGAAGCCCGGGCACTGGAGGCCTTCCGCACCGGCAAGGGCATCCCCTGGGGTGCGCACGACGGCCGTCTGCACTGCGGCGTTGCGTCCTTCTACCGCAACGGCTACCGTGGCGCACTGGTGCAGCACTGGCTGCCCTCCCTCGATGGCGTGGTGAAGCAGTTGGAGGAGGGTATCACTGTGGCGGACGTTGGTTGCGGCCACGGCCACTCGACCATCCTGATGGCGCAGGCATTCCCGAACTCCCGCTTCCATGGCTACGACAGCCATGCGGCCTCCATCGAGGAGGCGAAGCTCCATGCGGCCGAGGCGGGCGTGGCCGACCGGGTCACCTTCGAGGTGGCACGGGCCGTGGACTATCCGGACAGGCAGTACGGGCTAGTCTGCTTTTTCGATTGCCTGCACGATCTGGGCGATCCGGTCGCAGCCGCGCGGTATGCCCGGGAGGTGCTGGCGCCTGGCGGGACCGTGTTCCTCGTGGAGCCCTTCGCCAACGACCGGATCGAGGACAACATCTCGTTGGCCGGTCAACTCTTCTACACCGGCTCCACGCTGATGTGTTGTGCGCACGCCATCTCGGAGGGCGGCCACCTCGTGCTCGGCGCACAGGCCGGCGAGGCCCGGCTGGGCGAGGTGTTCCGCCAGGCCGGCTTCTCGCAATTCCGGCGTACGGCAGAAACGCCCTTCAACCTCATCCTTGAAGCGCGTCGCTAA
- a CDS encoding choice-of-anchor J domain-containing protein, producing the protein MSRVLLAALAVTAALAAKAQEATHLCHTSEIRQELLKQYPWIAEIEAASEAEIRELMLNNATLRDDEVIITIPIVFHILHQGGAENISNEQILDQMVVLNRDFRKLNPDISQVIPAFQGIAADCRIEFALPTKDPYGNCHNGIDRIRTVQTFLGESSSKTNQWPRDRYLNVWVARILIGGAAGYAYLPASAEGFLQIFDGIMMLQNYTGSIGTSSIGTSRTLTHEVGHYLNLQHVWGDNNTPGQVCGDDGVEDTPITKGFTNCPNAEASKVCDPEIYENYQNYMDYSYCSRMFTEGQAERMRATLFATTAQRNNLWTEQNLMLTGVAEGHQATCPPEADFYALVGSSLTNPSVPYNALSCTGAQVRFMDNSHKAFATTWNWTFEGGTPATSTERNPTVTYDSPGWKKVTLVVGNAHGTTTKVDENAVLISNAGDGWQVPYMESFEVSNTLHPYLAYNHDLNHTKWDRFNGAGHSGSACARLNSGDRNPFNIINPGNHRDYDEMVSPPLNLSGLGAGVLNFHYSYSTMASDLADVTESLEVFSSTDCGRTWQSRATLTNQNLITNGNSMGPGQWGFRSINLPGSLLTSNVRFKFRFISSEFSNHLYIDDIYIGGPVGMEELEQGTGLALFPNPTNDHFTLWAPGMRDQATMVTITDLRGAVVHQGAHAPQGGMGIEFSARSLGLSEGLYLLRATNAVADRTVKLVVGR; encoded by the coding sequence ATGTCACGTGTACTCCTGGCCGCACTGGCCGTCACCGCCGCCTTGGCCGCGAAAGCGCAGGAAGCGACCCATCTCTGCCACACGAGCGAGATCCGACAGGAACTGCTGAAGCAATATCCCTGGATCGCCGAGATCGAGGCGGCCAGCGAGGCGGAGATCCGCGAGCTGATGCTGAACAACGCCACCCTGCGCGACGATGAGGTGATCATCACCATCCCCATCGTTTTCCACATCCTGCACCAGGGCGGTGCCGAGAACATCAGCAACGAGCAGATCCTCGATCAGATGGTGGTCCTCAACCGGGACTTCCGCAAGCTGAACCCGGACATCAGCCAGGTGATACCCGCCTTCCAAGGCATTGCGGCCGATTGCCGCATCGAGTTCGCCCTGCCCACGAAGGACCCCTATGGCAATTGCCACAACGGCATCGACCGCATCCGCACGGTGCAGACCTTCCTGGGCGAGAGCAGTTCCAAGACCAACCAATGGCCACGCGACAGGTATCTGAACGTGTGGGTGGCGCGCATCCTCATCGGTGGTGCGGCAGGATACGCCTACCTGCCTGCCAGTGCGGAAGGCTTCCTGCAGATATTCGACGGCATCATGATGTTGCAGAACTACACGGGCAGCATCGGCACCAGTTCCATCGGCACGTCACGCACCCTCACGCACGAGGTGGGGCACTACCTGAACCTGCAACACGTCTGGGGGGACAACAACACCCCTGGGCAGGTGTGCGGCGATGATGGCGTGGAGGACACCCCGATCACCAAAGGCTTCACGAATTGCCCCAACGCCGAGGCAAGCAAGGTGTGCGATCCGGAGATCTACGAGAACTACCAGAATTACATGGACTACTCGTACTGCTCGCGCATGTTCACCGAGGGCCAGGCCGAGCGCATGCGCGCCACGCTCTTCGCCACCACCGCCCAACGCAACAACCTGTGGACCGAGCAGAACCTGATGCTTACCGGCGTGGCCGAAGGGCACCAGGCCACCTGCCCGCCCGAGGCGGACTTTTACGCCCTCGTCGGCAGCAGCCTCACCAACCCCTCCGTGCCATACAACGCCCTTTCCTGCACCGGCGCCCAGGTGCGTTTCATGGACAACTCGCACAAGGCCTTCGCAACCACCTGGAACTGGACCTTCGAGGGCGGCACACCGGCCACCAGCACCGAGCGGAACCCCACCGTGACCTACGACAGCCCCGGGTGGAAGAAGGTGACCCTGGTGGTGGGCAACGCCCATGGCACCACCACCAAGGTGGACGAGAACGCCGTCCTCATCAGCAACGCGGGCGACGGCTGGCAGGTGCCCTACATGGAGAGCTTTGAGGTGAGCAACACCCTGCACCCTTACCTGGCCTACAACCACGACCTGAACCACACGAAGTGGGACCGCTTCAATGGCGCGGGCCATTCGGGCAGCGCCTGCGCCAGGCTCAACAGCGGCGATCGCAACCCCTTCAACATCATCAACCCCGGCAACCACCGCGACTACGATGAGATGGTGTCCCCGCCGCTGAACCTGAGCGGCCTGGGGGCGGGCGTGCTCAACTTCCACTACTCCTACTCCACCATGGCCTCCGACCTGGCGGATGTGACCGAGAGCCTGGAGGTCTTCTCCTCCACGGACTGCGGCCGCACCTGGCAGTCGCGCGCCACGCTCACCAACCAGAACCTGATCACCAACGGCAACAGCATGGGGCCCGGCCAGTGGGGCTTCCGCAGCATCAACCTGCCCGGTAGCCTGCTCACCAGCAACGTGCGCTTCAAGTTCCGTTTCATCTCCAGCGAATTCTCCAACCATCTCTACATCGACGATATCTACATCGGCGGTCCGGTGGGTATGGAGGAACTGGAGCAGGGCACCGGCCTGGCGCTTTTCCCCAATCCCACCAACGACCACTTCACGCTGTGGGCACCGGGCATGCGGGACCAGGCCACCATGGTCACGATCACGGACCTGCGCGGGGCGGTGGTACACCAGGGCGCGCATGCCCCTCAAGGCGGCATGGGCATCGAATTCAGCGCCCGGTCCCTCGGTCTTTCCGAAGGTCTCTACCTGCTGCGCGCCACCAATGCGGTCGCGGACCGCACGGTGAAGCTGGTGGTGGGTCGCTGA
- a CDS encoding PKD domain-containing protein: protein MRKALLALYATALSMAVSAQQTEHWCGSTEVHQHLLQEHPWIAAIQDASEQEIRELLENSAEWRGGELIYTIPIVFHILHLRGQENLPNERIYAQIDRLNQDFRAQNSDISQVTAAFQAIIGDAQMRFVLPSVDPFGNCTNGINRIQTVQTLLGGSEAKQRQWPRNRYFNVWVTRQFPSQGLLGYALYPSAAEGFLSILDGVMIRHTTVGVTDPYLGRTLTHEIGHSMNLAHVWGDTNDPGVVCGDDGVEDTPITKGSFLCRLGAASIDCVEGVEENSQNHLDYSSCPRMFTIGQVERMHATLNTTTAQRNELWSEQNLIITGVADGHQQTCAPEADFYAVSASDINNPGVPFNALACTGAQVRFVDNSTRGQVTNWQWSFQDGSPSSSNAQNPTVTFSSPGWKTVTLTASNAQGSSSKTDEFAVLISNSDETWSVPYMESFEPNNSLNPYLPYNHDLNHTIWNRFSGAGFTGTACAKLNSGDRNPFNLLNPDNVNDIDEMVSPPLNLSGLGAGQFSFWYSYSTLAADVALVTDRLEVYSSTDCGRTWQLRTTVQNQGANQDLVTNGNSSGPLVWKQRVVSLPGSVLTNNVRFKFRFVSSEFAGDLYVDDIYVGGPVGLDEIGANNPVALFPNPTNDHFTLQVHGLDQHATRVMIQDLRGALVYSNVFAPLGGAGIDLSAEALGLSHGMYILRAENEAGSGATKLVVGR from the coding sequence ATGAGAAAAGCTCTACTTGCCCTGTACGCCACTGCGCTTTCAATGGCGGTGTCCGCCCAGCAGACCGAGCATTGGTGCGGCTCGACCGAAGTGCACCAGCATCTCCTCCAGGAGCACCCATGGATCGCCGCGATCCAGGACGCTTCGGAGCAGGAGATCCGCGAATTGTTGGAGAACAGCGCCGAGTGGCGTGGTGGTGAATTGATCTACACCATTCCCATCGTCTTCCACATCCTGCACCTGCGCGGCCAGGAAAACCTGCCCAACGAGCGGATCTACGCCCAGATCGACCGCCTCAACCAGGACTTCCGTGCGCAGAACAGCGACATCAGCCAGGTGACCGCCGCGTTCCAGGCCATCATCGGTGATGCCCAGATGCGCTTCGTGCTGCCCTCGGTCGATCCCTTCGGCAACTGCACCAATGGCATCAACCGTATCCAGACGGTGCAGACCCTGCTGGGAGGCAGCGAAGCCAAACAGCGCCAGTGGCCGCGCAACCGCTATTTCAATGTGTGGGTCACCCGTCAATTCCCCAGCCAGGGCCTGTTGGGCTATGCGCTGTACCCCTCTGCCGCGGAAGGCTTCCTTTCGATCCTCGACGGCGTGATGATCCGCCACACCACCGTGGGTGTCACCGACCCCTATCTGGGCCGCACGCTTACCCACGAGATCGGCCACTCCATGAATCTGGCACACGTATGGGGCGACACCAACGACCCCGGAGTGGTATGTGGCGATGACGGCGTGGAGGACACCCCCATCACCAAGGGTTCCTTCCTGTGCCGTTTGGGCGCCGCCAGCATCGATTGCGTGGAAGGCGTGGAAGAGAACTCCCAGAACCATCTGGACTACTCCAGCTGCCCGCGCATGTTCACCATCGGACAGGTGGAGCGCATGCATGCCACTTTGAACACCACCACCGCCCAGCGCAATGAATTGTGGTCCGAGCAGAACCTGATCATCACCGGTGTGGCGGATGGTCACCAGCAGACCTGCGCCCCCGAGGCCGACTTTTACGCGGTGTCGGCGAGCGACATCAACAACCCCGGTGTTCCCTTCAACGCACTGGCTTGCACCGGCGCCCAGGTGCGCTTCGTGGACAACAGCACCCGCGGCCAGGTGACCAACTGGCAGTGGAGCTTCCAGGATGGCAGCCCCTCCTCCTCCAACGCCCAGAACCCCACGGTCACCTTCAGCAGCCCCGGCTGGAAGACCGTGACCCTCACGGCCAGCAACGCCCAGGGTTCATCCTCGAAGACCGATGAATTCGCCGTGCTGATCAGCAATTCTGACGAGACCTGGTCGGTGCCCTACATGGAGAGCTTTGAGCCGAACAACTCGCTCAACCCCTACCTCCCCTACAACCACGACCTGAACCACACCATCTGGAACCGCTTCTCCGGTGCGGGCTTCACGGGTACCGCATGCGCGAAGCTCAACAGTGGCGACCGCAACCCCTTCAACCTGCTGAACCCGGACAACGTCAACGACATCGATGAGATGGTGTCGCCGCCGTTGAACCTCAGCGGTCTGGGCGCAGGCCAATTCTCCTTCTGGTACTCTTACAGCACGCTCGCCGCGGATGTCGCGCTGGTGACCGACCGCTTGGAGGTATACTCCTCCACCGATTGCGGCCGCACTTGGCAGTTGCGCACCACCGTGCAGAACCAGGGTGCCAACCAGGACCTGGTGACCAATGGCAACAGCTCCGGTCCGTTGGTTTGGAAGCAGCGTGTGGTGAGCCTGCCTGGCAGCGTCCTCACCAACAACGTGCGCTTCAAGTTCCGCTTCGTCTCCAGCGAGTTCGCCGGTGACCTTTATGTGGACGACATCTATGTGGGTGGCCCGGTGGGCCTGGACGAGATCGGCGCCAACAACCCGGTGGCCCTCTTCCCCAACCCCACCAACGACCACTTCACCCTGCAGGTGCATGGACTGGACCAGCACGCCACGCGTGTGATGATCCAGGACCTGCGTGGTGCGCTGGTGTACAGCAACGTCTTCGCCCCCTTGGGCGGAGCGGGCATCGACCTCAGTGCCGAAGCACTGGGCTTGAGCCATGGCATGTACATCCTCCGCGCGGAGAACGAAGCCGGCTCGGGCGCCACCAAGCTGGTGGTGGGCCGCTGA